From the genome of Blautia pseudococcoides, one region includes:
- a CDS encoding response regulator has protein sequence MGKKRDAGLAVEEFCNTWFALREPEKAAEFLDSDIRFMDAGKREYAHGRQEVLDHIRRDIENINDVFYPQVSVIYEQPLGHGICSLSCRLDLRNETYTWQMEGHFTLALDQEKWLIKNICLSDTGGLHEDLLHIYNNIPGAVFRCRFDEFFSVIEANDGLFEFLGYTRQEFAGMGSRMSSVIYPEDLAVMKDKLKAQLKYGNTIHNENRLICKDGTVKWISIKAQLFTEKTGEQYFYCIFVDITEEKQIQERSRELFEKEMAYFAELSSSEKNFRGRINVTKNCVESYVSAFDDAITHVGATYEESVQNMAQSAVDWQYGEKISSALDREKVLADYHGGKVDYRFEFLRRRKDGSVFWSNTNFRSHLNPQSGDIITFFYTFDVTEQKMQEQLLKKITDLGFELIADIDIRRDTYHLISFDERAYGILPRSGRFQSEIKKVAAGTMEEPICTSYQKHLEYSYMEEQLEECESYSFIVEMKDETGNLRVKRCEVFYIDKELGRACLARTDVTDVVRQEQRQKEEMAAALVAAEQANAAKSDFLSRMSHEIRTPMNAIIGMSTIAAQSIGDDEQVADCIAKIGISSRFLLSLINDILDMSRIESGKMLLKNEKIPTEEFLNGVNSICHAQATAKGVDYECIVDPVLDDYYMGDAMKLQQVLINILSNAIKFTGEGGKVTFSAAQMRRTKNDAVLRFVINDTGVGMNEEFLPHIFEPFSQESTGTTALYGGTGLGLAISKNIVDMMDGRIIVRSIKEIGSEFTVDVKLGITEEEKLHHKQKKQTYNFANLKTLVVDDDVAVCESAMVTLKEMGISAEWADSGFKAVNRVRDLWNNGKYFDMILIDWKMPEMDGIETARRIRGIVGPEVTIIIMTAYDWSSIEHEAKLAGVNLLISKPMFKSSLISAFSKALGKKDEEKAEKKEAEMDYDFTGKRVLLAEDHPLNTEIAVMLLEGKGFIVETAENGLRALEMFSKSEEKYYDAILMDIRMPLMDGLATATNIRHLSNTDAKTIPIIAMTANAFDDDIEKSKAAGMNAHLAKPIDPARLFQTLYDFIFRKED, from the coding sequence ATGGGAAAGAAAAGAGATGCCGGGCTGGCTGTAGAAGAATTCTGTAATACCTGGTTCGCACTGCGGGAGCCTGAGAAGGCAGCGGAATTTTTGGACAGTGATATTCGCTTTATGGACGCCGGAAAAAGGGAATATGCCCATGGAAGACAAGAGGTGCTGGATCATATCCGCAGAGATATAGAAAATATAAATGATGTTTTTTATCCGCAAGTCTCTGTTATATACGAACAGCCTCTGGGCCATGGGATTTGCAGCCTTTCCTGCAGGCTGGATTTAAGAAATGAGACATATACCTGGCAGATGGAGGGACATTTCACACTGGCCCTGGATCAGGAAAAATGGCTGATAAAGAATATCTGTCTCTCGGATACAGGGGGACTCCATGAAGATCTGCTGCATATCTATAATAATATACCCGGTGCGGTATTCCGCTGCAGATTTGACGAGTTCTTTTCCGTCATTGAAGCCAATGACGGTCTTTTTGAATTCCTTGGCTATACCAGACAGGAGTTTGCCGGCATGGGCAGCCGCATGTCTTCTGTTATTTATCCCGAAGATCTGGCGGTCATGAAAGACAAGCTGAAGGCCCAGTTAAAGTATGGCAATACCATACATAATGAAAATCGTCTGATCTGCAAAGACGGTACTGTCAAATGGATCTCCATAAAGGCACAGCTCTTTACCGAAAAAACAGGGGAACAGTATTTTTACTGTATCTTTGTGGATATTACAGAGGAAAAACAGATTCAGGAGAGGTCCAGGGAATTGTTTGAAAAAGAGATGGCTTATTTTGCGGAGCTGTCCTCCTCAGAGAAAAATTTCCGAGGCCGGATCAATGTGACGAAGAACTGTGTGGAGAGCTATGTATCTGCCTTCGATGATGCCATTACCCATGTGGGCGCCACATATGAGGAATCCGTGCAGAATATGGCACAGTCTGCTGTGGATTGGCAGTACGGAGAGAAGATCAGCAGCGCCCTTGACCGGGAGAAAGTGCTGGCGGACTATCATGGGGGAAAAGTAGATTACAGGTTTGAATTTTTAAGAAGGAGAAAGGATGGGAGCGTATTCTGGAGTAATACCAACTTCCGTTCCCACTTAAATCCCCAGAGCGGTGATATCATTACCTTTTTTTATACCTTTGATGTGACGGAACAGAAAATGCAGGAACAGCTCTTGAAAAAGATCACGGATCTTGGTTTTGAGCTGATCGCGGATATTGATATCCGTCGTGATACCTATCATCTCATTTCTTTTGATGAACGGGCATACGGAATTCTTCCGAGGAGCGGGCGTTTCCAAAGTGAGATCAAAAAAGTGGCAGCAGGGACCATGGAGGAACCAATCTGTACCTCCTATCAGAAGCACTTGGAATACAGCTATATGGAAGAACAACTGGAGGAATGTGAATCCTATTCCTTTATTGTGGAGATGAAGGATGAGACCGGGAATCTGCGGGTTAAGCGCTGTGAGGTTTTCTACATAGACAAGGAACTGGGACGGGCATGTCTTGCGAGAACGGATGTGACTGACGTGGTGCGCCAGGAACAGCGTCAGAAGGAGGAGATGGCAGCAGCCCTGGTTGCCGCGGAACAGGCCAACGCGGCAAAATCAGACTTTTTGTCACGCATGAGCCACGAAATCCGTACACCTATGAATGCCATCATAGGTATGAGCACCATAGCGGCCCAGTCGATCGGGGATGATGAGCAGGTGGCAGACTGTATTGCCAAGATAGGCATTTCCTCCCGTTTCCTGCTGTCATTGATCAACGATATTCTGGATATGAGCCGGATCGAGAGCGGCAAGATGCTGCTGAAGAATGAGAAGATCCCCACAGAGGAATTCCTCAATGGGGTCAACTCCATCTGCCATGCGCAGGCAACCGCAAAAGGTGTGGACTATGAGTGTATTGTGGACCCCGTGCTGGATGATTATTACATGGGAGACGCCATGAAACTGCAGCAGGTGCTTATCAATATCCTGTCAAATGCCATAAAATTTACCGGTGAGGGCGGTAAAGTGACCTTCTCGGCTGCCCAGATGCGCAGAACAAAGAATGATGCTGTCCTGCGGTTTGTCATCAACGATACAGGCGTGGGGATGAACGAGGAGTTTCTCCCCCATATATTTGAACCCTTTTCCCAGGAAAGTACAGGGACTACCGCTCTTTATGGGGGAACAGGCCTTGGCCTTGCCATTTCTAAAAATATTGTGGATATGATGGACGGACGTATTATTGTCCGTTCCATCAAGGAGATCGGTTCAGAATTCACTGTGGATGTAAAGCTGGGCATCACAGAGGAGGAGAAACTGCATCATAAGCAGAAGAAACAAACCTATAATTTTGCAAATCTTAAAACACTGGTGGTGGATGATGATGTGGCAGTGTGCGAGAGTGCCATGGTCACCCTGAAAGAGATGGGAATATCTGCGGAGTGGGCCGACAGTGGGTTTAAGGCGGTGAACCGGGTCCGGGATTTGTGGAATAACGGGAAATATTTTGATATGATACTGATCGACTGGAAAATGCCGGAGATGGATGGAATCGAGACGGCCCGGCGTATCCGCGGCATTGTGGGGCCTGAGGTGACGATCATCATAATGACGGCATATGACTGGAGTTCCATTGAGCATGAGGCGAAATTGGCAGGTGTTAATCTGCTGATCAGCAAACCTATGTTCAAATCCTCTCTTATATCTGCATTTTCCAAAGCGCTGGGCAAAAAGGATGAAGAGAAGGCAGAAAAAAAAGAGGCAGAGATGGACTATGATTTTACAGGAAAACGTGTGCTTTTGGCTGAGGACCATCCCCTGAATACAGAGATAGCGGTCATGCTACTGGAAGGAAAAGGGTTTATTGTGGAGACAGCGGAAAACGGTCTGCGTGCCCTGGAGATGTTCAGCAAATCAGAGGAGAAATATTATGATGCAATTTTGATGGATATCCGGATGCCTCTCATGGATGGCCTGGCAACAGCCACCAATATCCGTCATCTGAGCAATACCGATGCCAAAACCATTCCGATCATTGCCATGACAGCTAACGCCTTTGACGACGATATTGAGAAGAGCAAAGCAGCGGGAATGAATGCGCATCTGGCAAAGCCCATAGACCCGGCAAGACTATTCCAGACATTATATGATTTCATCTTCAGAAAAGAAGACTAA
- a CDS encoding response regulator, with amino-acid sequence MIQNKEASGIKKKTALAAVLVGIVLFLLTFLFVQGVKKQLWEQSINTIMESTRQGCNTLKVQLGKNYESMDTIAGYMEQYTREQEQELADVMEDYSNLESGMQLYLSDGTCIPEQSEKDEAVEKALQDKKQDSGILDTHISSVTGINVFELFVRVKLQDATGYLIKQYEVESIVNSFSLSFYNDAGFSYVVNTQGDVLIRSPHPNSNKTVQNLFDMLPAAKNEEAGITEFRQSLEDLRTGWAVFYYQEEDTVFCYTPLKLDTDWYLISIIPKQVVDAQTNVILLRSLALIASILVGIFLLFAFYLHYVNKTNKRLRSQANYIGHLYNAIPEGVALITVEQPYHLLQLNREGLRLLSYPDSASNDAPKGVSLQEIIHPDEYQQVTRLSKVKADRDNKHIFENRVIKKDGTYFWAAGIVEKTLDENENPVLIATFHDVTEEKLRAEEEERQKLQERLTLVGAISNAYPVIISVNLTRDSLGFIYIDPALKLNIGKQETYSELFEDMLHTIHEDSLSDYISRFALENLREVLGTKKEVFMEARQMLTDDVYHWTSTQIIHVDNPYSEDRLAILISRRIDEQRYEEEQQRQALQSALDNAMAASRAKSQFLSNMSHDIRTPMNAIVGMAAIAAAHLNDRDRVAECLKKIGLSSKHLLSLINDILDMSKIESGKLSLRYEPFNFAELISELTELLRPQADANRLNLEVELIKLRNEKVIGDSLRVRQVCINILSNAIKYTPAGGNIHVTVTQKAGNRKGYLNYVFCCEDTGIGMSGEFIERIFQPFERAQDSTNSKVTGTGLGMAITKNVVDLMNGDIQVESTPGAGSVFTVTLSLKLQENEEEEVPQEWIGVRCLMVDDDRLICENAAELLEEMGLKAESVTDGSTAVHKVLQAEKTADPYGLVIVDWKMPDMDGVEVTRRIRRVIGAGIPVIVLTAYDWSEIEREAVEAGVTAFLAKPFYHAKLCGLLEELSGEKPSKEMIRPSVRKDYSDKRILLVEDNEINREIARELIGETGARIEEACDGEEAVKMVSDSGEGYYDMILMDIQMPRMDGYEAAKIIRGMDRKDVKKMSIIAMTANAFAEDAHAAIRAGMNAHFPKPIDMDALDKLLYQYLAVE; translated from the coding sequence GTGATTCAAAACAAAGAAGCTTCAGGCATAAAGAAAAAGACGGCACTGGCTGCAGTGCTGGTGGGTATTGTTCTTTTCCTTCTTACTTTTCTTTTTGTGCAGGGGGTTAAAAAACAGCTCTGGGAACAGTCGATCAATACCATCATGGAGAGCACCCGGCAGGGATGCAACACACTGAAGGTTCAGCTCGGGAAAAATTATGAGTCTATGGATACCATAGCCGGTTATATGGAGCAATATACAAGGGAACAGGAACAAGAGCTGGCTGATGTGATGGAAGATTACAGTAATTTAGAAAGCGGTATGCAGCTCTATCTCTCAGACGGCACTTGTATTCCTGAACAGTCCGAAAAGGATGAAGCGGTGGAGAAGGCCCTGCAGGATAAGAAGCAGGATTCCGGAATTCTGGACACCCATATCAGCAGTGTTACAGGCATCAATGTTTTTGAATTGTTTGTCCGGGTAAAACTGCAGGATGCCACTGGATACCTTATAAAACAGTATGAGGTGGAGAGTATTGTGAACAGTTTCAGCCTGTCCTTTTACAATGATGCCGGATTTTCTTATGTTGTCAATACCCAGGGGGATGTGCTGATACGTTCGCCTCATCCGAACAGTAATAAAACGGTCCAGAATTTGTTCGATATGCTGCCGGCTGCCAAAAATGAGGAGGCTGGTATTACAGAATTCCGGCAGTCTCTGGAAGACCTCCGTACCGGATGGGCTGTTTTTTACTATCAGGAGGAGGATACGGTTTTTTGCTATACGCCCCTGAAGCTGGATACGGACTGGTATCTCATATCCATTATACCAAAGCAGGTGGTGGATGCACAGACCAATGTTATCCTGCTGCGCTCTCTGGCGCTTATTGCCAGTATACTGGTGGGGATTTTCCTGCTTTTTGCATTCTACCTGCACTATGTGAATAAAACGAATAAAAGGCTGAGAAGCCAGGCGAATTATATCGGACATTTATATAATGCCATTCCGGAGGGCGTTGCTCTCATAACCGTGGAGCAGCCCTATCATCTGCTTCAGCTGAACAGAGAGGGACTGCGCCTTTTGTCTTATCCGGACAGCGCCTCCAATGATGCGCCCAAAGGGGTCAGCCTTCAGGAAATCATCCATCCGGATGAATATCAACAGGTAACAAGACTTTCTAAAGTAAAAGCGGACAGGGATAATAAACATATATTTGAAAACAGGGTCATAAAAAAAGACGGCACTTATTTCTGGGCTGCCGGGATTGTTGAGAAAACTCTGGATGAAAATGAAAATCCGGTTTTGATCGCAACCTTCCATGATGTGACGGAGGAAAAGTTAAGAGCAGAGGAAGAAGAGAGACAAAAGCTTCAGGAGCGTCTGACTTTGGTAGGGGCGATCTCCAATGCCTATCCGGTTATCATCAGTGTGAACCTTACAAGAGATTCGCTTGGATTTATCTATATCGACCCGGCACTGAAGCTGAACATAGGAAAACAGGAAACATACAGTGAACTTTTTGAAGACATGCTGCATACCATACATGAGGACAGCCTCAGTGATTATATCAGCCGGTTTGCACTTGAAAATCTAAGAGAGGTGCTGGGGACAAAAAAAGAGGTATTTATGGAAGCCAGGCAAATGCTCACAGACGATGTCTACCACTGGACCTCCACACAGATCATCCATGTGGATAACCCGTATTCTGAGGACAGGCTGGCAATCCTGATATCACGCCGTATAGATGAGCAGCGCTATGAGGAGGAACAGCAGCGTCAGGCGCTTCAGAGTGCCCTTGACAATGCCATGGCGGCCAGCAGGGCAAAGAGTCAGTTCTTGTCTAATATGAGCCATGATATCCGGACCCCCATGAATGCCATTGTGGGAATGGCAGCTATCGCGGCAGCCCATCTCAACGACAGGGACCGTGTAGCAGAGTGCTTGAAAAAAATCGGGCTTTCCAGCAAACATCTGCTCAGTCTGATCAATGATATACTGGATATGTCAAAGATTGAGAGCGGAAAACTCTCCCTAAGATATGAACCTTTTAATTTCGCGGAGCTTATATCTGAACTTACGGAGCTTTTAAGACCTCAGGCAGACGCAAACAGGCTGAACCTGGAAGTGGAGCTTATTAAACTGCGGAATGAAAAGGTTATCGGAGATTCCCTGCGTGTCCGGCAGGTATGCATCAACATTCTGAGCAATGCCATTAAATATACGCCTGCAGGGGGAAACATCCATGTGACTGTGACGCAGAAAGCAGGGAACCGCAAGGGCTATCTGAATTATGTATTTTGCTGTGAAGATACCGGAATCGGCATGAGCGGAGAATTTATAGAACGGATTTTTCAGCCGTTTGAGCGCGCCCAGGATTCCACAAACAGTAAAGTGACCGGTACCGGGCTTGGGATGGCTATCACAAAAAATGTAGTTGATCTGATGAACGGTGATATCCAGGTGGAGAGTACACCGGGGGCAGGCTCTGTATTTACGGTGACGCTTTCTTTGAAGCTGCAGGAGAACGAGGAGGAGGAAGTGCCCCAGGAGTGGATCGGCGTTCGCTGTCTCATGGTGGATGACGATAGGCTCATCTGTGAAAATGCGGCCGAACTGTTGGAAGAGATGGGACTCAAAGCTGAATCTGTCACAGACGGCAGCACCGCTGTCCATAAAGTCCTGCAGGCAGAGAAGACGGCAGACCCCTATGGTCTGGTGATCGTGGACTGGAAGATGCCGGATATGGACGGAGTGGAGGTGACCCGCCGTATCCGAAGAGTTATAGGAGCCGGGATTCCCGTGATCGTACTGACTGCTTACGACTGGTCAGAGATAGAGCGGGAGGCTGTGGAAGCCGGGGTTACAGCATTTCTGGCAAAGCCGTTTTATCATGCAAAGCTGTGCGGCCTGCTGGAGGAGCTCAGCGGCGAAAAGCCATCAAAGGAAATGATACGGCCTTCTGTCAGGAAAGATTATTCAGACAAGAGGATCCTGCTTGTGGAGGATAACGAGATCAACAGAGAGATTGCCCGGGAACTGATCGGGGAAACGGGAGCAAGGATAGAGGAAGCGTGTGACGGGGAGGAAGCCGTGAAGATGGTATCTGATTCCGGGGAAGGGTATTATGATATGATACTCATGGACATCCAGATGCCGCGGATGGACGGATATGAGGCTGCCAAAATAATCCGCGGGATGGACCGGAAGGATGTGAAAAAAATGTCTATTATAGCCATGACTGCCAACGCATTTGCTGAAGATGCACATGCAGCCATACGGGCAGGCATGAATGCCCATTTTCCAAAACCCATAGACATGGATGCTCTGGATAAACTTCTGTATCAATATCTGGCAGTGGAATAA
- a CDS encoding ABC transporter substrate-binding protein: MKRKECVLLSLVVLSSIYTLGGCGERNTVTNYQEIPENVTSITFFGNKYEPENVTVIEEIISGFMDENPDIRVSYESLKGDEYFEALNKRMDAQKGDDVFMVNHDVVLELERQGKLAELSGLDSISNYTEAMRGQMEDDGGIYWVPTTVSVFGLYCNLSLLKEHKQEVPGNLEEWEQVCSYFVKEGITPVIANNDISLKTLAIGKGFYSVYQDNSQAEVFERLNQGKVKLSEYLAPGFSLAENMITKGYINAAAALETNKTSDDLVEFVKGKTPFMLTGAWAAGRMKSMNPEFEFEVAPYPVLEDGSLLVINADTRLGVNADSEHLNAALQFVEYFTGPENIQKLADQQCSFSPLKGGSPSSVQEIQPLVSCYQSGKTVIGTDGLLSIPIWEWTKEVSVKLLSGETLDETMEWMDEQNTAERGSQ, translated from the coding sequence ATGAAAAGAAAAGAGTGTGTACTGCTTTCGCTGGTGGTATTGAGCAGCATTTATACACTTGGCGGATGCGGTGAAAGGAATACCGTGACAAATTATCAGGAGATACCGGAGAATGTTACATCCATAACTTTTTTTGGAAATAAATATGAACCTGAAAATGTAACGGTTATTGAGGAGATCATATCCGGATTCATGGATGAGAATCCGGATATTCGTGTGTCGTATGAAAGCCTGAAGGGGGATGAATATTTTGAGGCTCTGAATAAGAGAATGGATGCCCAAAAAGGTGATGATGTTTTCATGGTGAATCACGATGTGGTGCTGGAGCTGGAGCGCCAGGGAAAGCTTGCGGAGTTGTCAGGGCTGGATTCCATATCAAATTACACGGAAGCCATGAGGGGGCAGATGGAGGACGACGGAGGTATTTACTGGGTTCCCACTACAGTGTCTGTATTTGGTCTGTACTGTAACCTGTCCCTCCTGAAAGAACATAAACAGGAGGTTCCGGGGAATCTTGAGGAGTGGGAACAGGTCTGCAGTTATTTTGTAAAAGAGGGAATCACACCTGTGATCGCCAACAATGATATCTCTTTAAAAACACTGGCTATTGGAAAGGGATTCTATTCCGTATATCAGGACAACAGCCAGGCGGAGGTGTTTGAACGGCTCAATCAGGGCAAGGTAAAGCTCAGTGAATATCTGGCCCCCGGTTTTTCTCTGGCGGAGAACATGATCACCAAAGGATATATCAATGCAGCAGCAGCTTTGGAAACGAATAAGACTTCCGATGATCTGGTGGAGTTTGTCAAGGGGAAAACCCCGTTTATGCTGACCGGAGCCTGGGCTGCCGGACGGATGAAGAGTATGAATCCGGAATTTGAGTTTGAGGTGGCGCCCTATCCTGTATTGGAGGATGGTTCCCTTCTGGTCATCAATGCGGATACCAGGCTGGGTGTGAATGCGGACAGTGAACACCTGAATGCTGCGCTTCAGTTCGTTGAATATTTTACCGGGCCGGAAAATATACAGAAGCTTGCGGACCAGCAGTGCTCCTTCAGCCCCTTAAAGGGTGGAAGCCCTTCCTCTGTCCAGGAGATCCAGCCTCTGGTCTCCTGTTATCAGTCAGGAAAAACGGTGATAGGAACTGACGGGCTTTTGTCCATTCCCATATGGGAATGGACAAAAGAGGTTTCTGTCAAACTGCTTTCCGGGGAGACTCTGGATGAGACCATGGAATGGATGGATGAACAAAATACCGCAGAAAGGGGATCACAGTGA
- a CDS encoding putative bifunctional diguanylate cyclase/phosphodiesterase, translated as MPNLIKQTEFSASVFLDLLSETTDDYLYMWDIQNGTFYISENAYEDFNVDRGIEEDVVAVWGSVMVAEDLRLWLEDLQLIQDGVKDYHDMEYRVYGKTGQIIWVSCRGKVKTDEQHRPLFMLGRISNIGKQNKFDNVTGLMNRNQFEHDICQVLKCGKRMQGVMVVLDIDNFKNINEKYSYAFGDRALNMISTRISELLPPGCQMYRLDGDEFAFWMEGGTRENIQEIYDNIQLFVANQFTVDDQTLLISVSAGACVIPGDGRTYQKLFRHAENAVEIAKMNGKNQLVFFSREMYNRKRKIMELQESLHTCVNNGCSEFELFYQPQIDAENKRVVGAEALLRWHSPDHGEVSPIAFIPLLEENHLIIQVGKWVLEEGAKQCREWQKYNPDFTMSINVSYIQLKENALLEYLKNEHVPKVSAKNLILELTESCWVPNLHFLNQEFKDMHEMGYGIAIDDFGTGYSSLSHLKELPANVIKIDRSFIKGLCKDSYEYIFLEYIVKLAHIIHLKVCVEGVETKEEFATVMQASPDYIQGFLFGRPVSAGEFERLYFSEEGGSVLSLPHKTAEQGLQIDCTFCTPMIE; from the coding sequence ATGCCTAATTTAATTAAACAAACGGAATTTTCAGCCAGTGTATTTTTGGATCTGCTTTCCGAGACTACAGATGATTATCTATATATGTGGGATATCCAGAACGGAACTTTTTACATATCGGAAAATGCATATGAAGATTTTAATGTAGACCGGGGCATAGAGGAGGATGTGGTTGCTGTCTGGGGAAGCGTGATGGTAGCGGAAGATCTGCGGCTATGGCTTGAGGACCTGCAGCTTATCCAGGATGGTGTCAAGGACTATCATGATATGGAATACCGGGTCTATGGAAAAACAGGACAGATCATATGGGTATCGTGCAGAGGAAAAGTGAAGACCGATGAACAGCACCGGCCCCTTTTTATGCTTGGCAGGATTTCCAACATTGGTAAGCAGAACAAATTCGACAATGTTACAGGTCTGATGAACAGAAACCAGTTTGAACACGATATCTGTCAGGTCCTAAAATGTGGGAAACGTATGCAGGGAGTCATGGTAGTCCTGGATATAGACAATTTTAAAAATATTAATGAAAAATATAGTTATGCTTTTGGTGACAGGGCACTCAACATGATTTCCACACGCATATCAGAACTGCTTCCCCCGGGATGCCAGATGTATCGTTTGGATGGAGATGAGTTTGCCTTCTGGATGGAGGGGGGTACCAGGGAGAACATCCAGGAGATTTATGATAATATTCAGTTGTTTGTTGCAAATCAATTTACTGTGGATGACCAGACGCTGCTCATATCTGTTTCTGCCGGGGCCTGTGTGATACCTGGGGATGGACGGACATATCAGAAATTATTCAGGCACGCGGAAAATGCAGTGGAGATCGCGAAGATGAACGGAAAGAACCAGCTTGTGTTCTTTTCCAGGGAAATGTACAACAGAAAGCGGAAGATCATGGAACTGCAGGAGAGTCTGCACACCTGTGTAAACAACGGATGCAGTGAATTTGAGCTGTTTTATCAGCCCCAGATCGATGCGGAAAATAAGCGAGTAGTGGGGGCGGAAGCCCTGCTGCGCTGGCATTCCCCTGACCACGGCGAGGTCTCGCCTATTGCATTCATTCCTCTTCTGGAAGAAAATCATCTGATCATCCAGGTGGGAAAATGGGTATTGGAGGAGGGCGCAAAGCAGTGCCGGGAGTGGCAGAAATATAATCCTGATTTTACCATGAGCATCAATGTGTCTTACATCCAGTTGAAAGAAAATGCCTTGCTGGAATATCTGAAAAATGAACATGTGCCCAAGGTATCCGCAAAAAATCTGATCCTGGAGCTGACAGAGAGCTGCTGGGTGCCCAATCTGCATTTCCTGAACCAGGAATTTAAGGATATGCATGAGATGGGATACGGAATCGCCATTGATGATTTTGGGACAGGTTATTCTTCTCTGAGCCACCTCAAGGAACTGCCGGCCAATGTCATTAAGATAGACCGCAGCTTTATCAAGGGCCTCTGCAAAGACAGTTATGAGTATATTTTTCTGGAGTACATTGTCAAGCTGGCACATATCATTCATTTAAAGGTCTGTGTGGAGGGTGTGGAGACAAAAGAAGAGTTTGCGACAGTTATGCAGGCTTCACCGGATTATATACAGGGATTTTTATTCGGAAGGCCTGTGAGTGCCGGCGAATTTGAGAGACTTTATTTTTCGGAGGAGGGCGGCTCTGTTTTATCACTGCCTCATAAGACAGCAGAACAGGGGTTACAGATTGATTGCACTTTTTGCACTCCTATGATAGAATGA